The Xiphophorus couchianus chromosome 5, X_couchianus-1.0, whole genome shotgun sequence genome includes a region encoding these proteins:
- the mogs gene encoding mannosyl-oligosaccharide glucosidase codes for MGRQRKRVVTGDASPYSRRDERPSALNRKEKKKKTDIGKLFINISIGLCIFSLMWFFYAVYMRSSLSKRVVTLHPSSRILDANSTTAKVSSERFWGSYRPQVYFGMKTRSPRSVVTGMMWMRQFSNSDMNLRHTCEQGDRLQGYSWLMHDGLTFGVQEMRDNDFTLTTEFVKRIGGDHGGDWTWRITAKQHSSASQPPVISLMFYAAADTQGSLQTHMEEKNRLASITGFSEELGNFKITFRKPVTGELSSTKYASYNYLQTLSPGLEKLTDIVKLSLNRRFVFSPPSGEKRHYIGVDTYKPPHHQNQQKAADPRKESDFVVHQVTVQTPFQIEVLFESGSFYNRPNQLVGSIMTQELERRKAEFNSKFEKIFGLESKGFSQTHIKFAKAALSNMLGGMGYFYGESVVQSVYNEYPLLYPGGALFTAVPSRSFFPRGFLWDEGFHQLLLSKWDPQLTREVIGHWFDLMNIEGWIPREQILGDEARSKVPAEFIVQRNENANPPTLFLALQELIEQLSSKSDEAATRPTLPFLRRLFPRLKTWFEWYNTTQTGPKPNSYRWRGRDKDTNLYLNPKTLTSGLDDYPRASHPSADERHVDLHCWMTLSSGIMASIAQLLGEPHQDYKVLHDVLRDNNLLNDLHWSEQLRAFSDYGNHTQNVSLQREKVYVPPGQPRHQFPVARLVRSVRRAPKLQYVNALGYVSLFPFLLQILQPDSPKLEHILRDMRDPTKLWTPFGLRSLSKTDPLYMERNTEHDPPYWRGPVWININYLAVRALYHYGNTEGPYQEKAADLYKELRTNIINNVYAQFVETGYIWEQYNDGTGRGQGSHPFTGWSSLTVLMMAEHY; via the exons ATGGGCAGGCAGAGGAAGAGGGTGGTGACAGGTGATGCTTCTCCCTACTCAAGGAGAGACGAGAGGCCCTCTGCACTTAAtcgcaaagagaaaaaaaagaaaacagacattgGAAAATTGTTCATCAATATCTCCATTGGGCTCTGCATATTCAGCCTCATGTGGTTCTTCTATGCCGTCTACATGCGGTCCAGTCTGTCGAAGCGTGTAGTGACTCTGCATCCATCATCTCGCATTCTTGATGCCAATAGCACCACTGCAAAGGTTTCCTCAGAGAGGTTCTGGGGCTCATACAGGCCTCAGGTCTACTTCGGTATGAAAACAAGAAGCCCCAGGTCCGTTGTGACAG GGATGATGTGGATGCGGCAGTTTTCCAACTCGGACATGAACCTGAGGCATACTTGTGAGCAGGGCGATCGTTTGCAAGGCTACAGCTGGCTCATGCACGACGGATTGACTTTCGGCGTCCAGGAAATGCGAGATAACGACTTCACCCTAACCACTGAGTTTGTTAAGCGGATTGGTGGGGATCATGGAGGAGACTGGACCTGGAGGATCACAGCCAAACAGCAT AGCTCAGCTTCCCAGCCTCCTGTTATATCCCTGATGTTTTACGCCGCAGCAGACACGCAGGGCTCGCTTCAGACTCACATGGAGGAGAAGAATCGCCTTGCTTCCATCACTGGTTTTTCAGAGGAACTGGGAAACTTTAAGATCACTTTTAGGAAGCCTGTCACTGGGGAATTATCCAGCACAAAATATGCCAG TTACAACTATCTTCAAACCTTGTCTCCTGGTTTAGAGAAGCTGACTGACATTGTGAAGCTCAGTCTGAACCGCAGGTTTGTCTTCAGCCCTCCATCTGGTGAGAAGAGGCATTACATAGGTGTGGACACCTACAAGCCGCCCCatcaccagaaccagcagaaagCTGCTGACCCACGGAAAGAAAGCGACTTTGTGGTCCACCAGGTGACCGTTCAGACGCCTTTCCAGATTGAAGTTCTGTTTGAGTCTGGAAGTTTCTACAATCGCCCCAACCAGCTCGTCGGTTCTATCATGACTCAGGAGCTGGAAAGGAGGAAAGCTGAGTTTAATTCGaagtttgagaaaatatttggaCTAGAGAGTAAAGGTTTTAGCCAGACGCATATCAAATTTGCCAAAGCAGCGCTCAGCAACATGTTGGGTGGAATGGGATATTTTTATGGCGAGTCAGTGGTGCAGTCAGTCTACAATGAATACCCTCTCCTGTACCCCGGAGGTGCTTTATTCACTGCTGTACCGTCACGCTCTTTCTTCCCCAGAGGCTTCCTCTGGGATGAGGGATTTCACCAGCTGCTGCTGAGTAAGTGGGATCCTCAGCTGACCAGAGAGGTGATAGGCCACTGGTTTGACCTAATGAACATTGAAGGCTGGATCCCCCGTGAGCAGATTCTTGGAGATGAGGCTCGCAGTAAAGTCCCAGCTGAATTTATTGTTCAGCGGAACGAAAATGCGAACCCACCTACCCTCTTCTTAGCTCTGCAGGAACTAATTGAACAGCTCTCTTCAAAGTCAGATGAGGCAGCAACTAGACCAACCCTGCCTTTCCTTCGAAGGCTGTTCCCCAGGCTGAAGACCTGGTTTGAGTGGTACAACACCACACAGACGGGGCCAAAGCCCAACTCGTACCGCTGGCGTGGACGAGACAAGGACACTAACCTGTACCTTAATCCTAAAACTTTAACCTCTGGACTGGATGATTACCCAAGGGCCTCTCATCCCTCCGCAGACGAGCGGCATGTGGATTTGCACTGCTGGATGACCTTGTCCTCAGGCATCATGGCCAGCATAGCTCAACTTCTAGGTGAGCCCCACCAGGACTATAAAGTCCTGCACGATGTGCTCAGAGACAACAACCTGCTCAATGACCTTCACTGGTCAGAGCAACTCCGTGCCTTCAGTGACTATGGCAACCACACACAAAACGTCTCCTTGCAGCGGGAGAAGGTGTACGTACCGCCCGGACAGCCCCGCCATCAGTTTCCCGTGGCACGTCTCGTACGCTCCGTCCGCAGGGCCCCCAAGCTGCAGTACGTCAACGCTCTCGGTTATGTCAGCTTGTTCCCCTTCTTACTCCAAATCCTCCAGCCCGACTCGCCAAAACTGGAACACATCCTCCGAGACATGAGAGACCCCACTAAGCTGTGGACGCCCTTTGGCCTGCGCTCTCTCTCGAAGACTGATCCACTGTATATGGAGAGAAACACGGAGCATGATCCCCCATACTGGAGGGGACCAGTTTGGATCAACATCAACTACCTGGCAGTCAGAGCTCTCTATCACTATGGTAACACAGAAGGGCCATACCAAGAGAAGGCAGCTGATCTTTATAAGGAACTCAGGACTAATATTATAAACAACGTTTATGCGCAGTTTGTCGAAACAGGGTATATCTGGGAACAGTACAATGATGGCACTGGCAGGGGCCAAGGAAGCCACCCCTTCACTGGCTGGTCATCCTTGACAGTATTAATGATGGCTGAGCATTACTGA